The sequence ACAAGTCTTTTTTATGGGCGATATTTTCCATGTCCTTGTGGGCTATTTACCCCTAGATGAAGAGCAACAAACAATCATTGATTTGATTAACGCTTTAAGCGAAATCGTGCAAGTTTTTTATTTTGAAGGCAACCATGATTTTTCCATGCGTTTTGTTCTCAGCCCTAAAGTGGTTATTTTTGAGCGCCACAACCAGCCCGCATTATTCCAATACCACAACAAACGCTTTTTACTAGCCCATGGGGATTTGTTCATCACTAAAGCGTATGAATTTTACATCACGCAACTCACTTCCACTTGGGCGAGATTTTTTCTAACTTTTTTAAATTTAATGAGTTTTAAAACCTTATACCCCTTTTTGAAAAAACTCATCTATAAAAAACCCATCCGCCTTTGGGAATTAGAGCCACAACCATTGCAAGCCTTTATTAATCAGCGCTTAAAAGCCTATCAAAACTATATCAAAGATCTTAAAGGAATTAACGGAATTGATGGGATTATAGAGGGGCATTTTCATCTCAAAAGCGATATAAAAACCCCCTTGAGTGCACCTATTTATTGCCCACTGCCCTCTTTTTATTACAAACAAAGCCTTTTTAAGGTATCATCAAGCATTTTAGAATCATCTCACAATAAGGACGCCTAAATCATGGCAGAAAAAATGGCTAACGCTTTAAAATTAAGCGAAATAGAGCTCGTGGATTTTCGTATTTATGGCATGCAAGAGGGTGTCCCTTATGAGGGGATTTATGGCATCAATGTAGCCAAAGTCCAAGAAATCATCCCCATGCCCACCCTTTTTGAATACCCCACGAATTTGGATTATATTATCGGCGTGTTTGACTTACGCTCCACGATCATTCCGCTTATTGACTTGGCTAAATGGATAGGGATTGTTCCAGATAAAAGCAAGGAAAATGAAAAAATTGTCATTATTGCGGAGTTTAATAATGTTAAATTGGGTTTTTTAGTCCATTCAGCTAGGCGTATCAGACGCATTAGTTGGAAAGATGTAGAGCCTGCAACCTTTAGTGCATCCAATAGTATCCATAAAGAAAATATCACCGGTACCACGCGCATTGAAAACGATAAAACCTTGCTCATTTTGGATTTAGAAAGCATTTTAGACGATTTAAAGCTTAATGAAAACGCTAACAAAACAGAGAATTTTACCCCTAAAGAGCGTTTTGAAGGTGAAGTGTTGTTTTTAGATGATAGCAAAACGGCGAGAAAAACCTTAAAAAACCATTTGAGCAAATTGGGTTTTAATATCACTGAAGCCGTGGATGGGGAAGATGGGTTGAATAAATTAGAGATGTTATTCAAAAAATATGGGGACGATTTAAGAAATCATTTAAAATTCATTATTTCAGATGTTGAAATGCCTAAAATGGATGGCTATCATTTCTTATTCAAGCTCCAAAAAGACCCAAGGTTTGCTTATATCCCAGTGATTTTTAATTCTTCTATTTGCGATAATTATAGCGCTGAAAGGGCTAAAGAAATGGGGGCTGTGGCGTATTTAGTCAAGTTTGACGCAGAAAAATTCACCGAAGAAATTTCTAAGATTTTAGACAAGAATGCGTAATTCTTTTTATAAAATTGTAGAATACTCTTATCTCAAACGCTAAAAGGGGTTTTAAATGGATGATTTGCAAGAAATAATGGAAGACTTCTTGATTGAAGCCTTTGAAATGAATGAGCAGTTGGATCAGGATTTAGTGGAATTAGAGCATAATCCTGAAGATTTGGAATTACTCAATCGCATTTTTAGAGTCGCCCACACCATTAAAGGCTCTAGCTCGTTTTTGAATCTTAACATTCTCACGCACCTCACGCACAACATGGAAGATGTCTTAAATCGTGCCAGAAAAGGCGAGATCAAGATCACGCCTGATATTATGGATGTCGTGTTGCGCTCCATTGATTTGATGAAAACTTTGCTCGTAACGATTAGAGATACCGGCTCTGATAACAATAACGGCAAGGAAAATGAGATTGAAGAAGTGGTCAAACAACTTCAAGCCATTACAAGCCAAAATGCAGAGAGCGCTCAGGAAACTTTAGGAACTAAAGAAGCCCCCCAACAAGAAAATAAAGAAGAAATTAAAAAAGAAGCTCA comes from Helicobacter acinonychis and encodes:
- a CDS encoding UDP-2,3-diacylglucosamine diphosphatase, with amino-acid sequence MLEIFTLESGAVFISDAHFLPKSPYLINTLKELLCIKPPQVFFMGDIFHVLVGYLPLDEEQQTIIDLINALSEIVQVFYFEGNHDFSMRFVLSPKVVIFERHNQPALFQYHNKRFLLAHGDLFITKAYEFYITQLTSTWARFFLTFLNLMSFKTLYPFLKKLIYKKPIRLWELEPQPLQAFINQRLKAYQNYIKDLKGINGIDGIIEGHFHLKSDIKTPLSAPIYCPLPSFYYKQSLFKVSSSILESSHNKDA
- the cheV3 gene encoding chemotaxis protein CheV3; this translates as MAEKMANALKLSEIELVDFRIYGMQEGVPYEGIYGINVAKVQEIIPMPTLFEYPTNLDYIIGVFDLRSTIIPLIDLAKWIGIVPDKSKENEKIVIIAEFNNVKLGFLVHSARRIRRISWKDVEPATFSASNSIHKENITGTTRIENDKTLLILDLESILDDLKLNENANKTENFTPKERFEGEVLFLDDSKTARKTLKNHLSKLGFNITEAVDGEDGLNKLEMLFKKYGDDLRNHLKFIISDVEMPKMDGYHFLFKLQKDPRFAYIPVIFNSSICDNYSAERAKEMGAVAYLVKFDAEKFTEEISKILDKNA